In Chitinophaga sp. HK235, a single window of DNA contains:
- a CDS encoding SusC/RagA family TonB-linked outer membrane protein: MKKTLCLIAILMAINFLLSAQQRQITGKVTGNNAPVPFASVQLKGATTGAITDQQGNFKLSVPGKDAVLVVRSIGYLLKEIPVGDAASINIELQPDDKTMQEVVVTALNVKREKKSLGYSVQEVKGADLTQSKDPNFINSLSGKVAGIQVTGSSGNMGGSARITIRGINSIFGNNNPLFVVDGVPMDNSFFTGNNPTSAIDQERGRGGYDYGNAIQDINPNDIESLSVLKGAAASALYGTRGSNGVIAITTKKSKSGIASGIGVTYNFGAQMEKVYIMPKYQNEYGGGYNFTKLYVNEHPEGFKDGKATYNDNDGKGPYDLVPDYEPDVSWGPKMDGRLVRHWWSWDKDKQNPDFGVAAPWEPHPNNNRSFFETGLTLTNSVAVSGSNEKGAFRLAYTNLDQKFVLPNSRLKRNSLSFNGNYAISSRLEAFIGVNYAGTNALGRPGTGYHGRNVMQGFTEFGHRDWDMEKMKDYAYAYDGSQRSWNRGAWDDQPPRYTDNPYWTRYKNYETDRRDRVFGNAGINFKITDYLSVTGKFMTDFYTDSRQERVAIGTQGIPSYIEATRFVKENNYEGRINFNKPIGTHFSLSAFAGLNRRENYLKFTGGESKDGLNIDGWYNLANSRQPARAYDHVEKLRENAVFGSASLGYQGMLYLDVTGRNEWSSTLPAAHNSYFFPSVSGSFVFSEIKNLKNAPWLSFGKLRLGWAQVGKGTIPYSTALAYLAEENFGSTANITVPDQLNNANIRPEITTEVEAGLELRFLHNRLGVDLSVYDKKSKDQIIPLTISASSGYTTAIINAGLIRNKGFELALTGTPLRTKSGFTWDLGFNIARNRNKIEKLYDDPAKGIRVTNLLLANAPFAVTVNAREGEAYGSIVGYAVKRDANGNKLVGADGFYIRADKQSVLGNALPDYTGGFSSIFSYKGISLGVNFDFQIGGKYFSTTTMFGRQSGLLAETAENGIREKGTVAEGYTEDGKVNTKVISAYDHFNNNNGYVVQELDMWDAGYLYLKEINLGYTFEKSFVSALRMQHLRLSFSARNVWLISSSNPHLDPTNLAISAGNVQGIEAAALPSVRSFGVNLSVSF, from the coding sequence ATGAAAAAGACTTTGTGTCTTATTGCCATTCTCATGGCAATCAATTTCCTATTGTCTGCACAGCAACGGCAGATAACCGGAAAAGTGACCGGGAACAATGCACCTGTTCCATTTGCCAGCGTTCAGCTCAAAGGTGCTACTACCGGCGCGATTACAGACCAGCAGGGAAATTTCAAGCTATCTGTACCAGGTAAGGATGCCGTACTGGTAGTCCGAAGTATCGGTTACCTGTTGAAAGAAATACCTGTGGGAGATGCCGCCAGTATCAACATTGAACTGCAACCCGATGACAAGACCATGCAGGAAGTAGTAGTTACTGCGCTCAACGTAAAAAGGGAAAAGAAATCACTTGGATACTCCGTACAGGAAGTAAAAGGTGCGGATCTTACGCAGTCGAAAGACCCCAACTTTATCAACTCACTCAGTGGAAAGGTAGCAGGTATACAGGTTACAGGCTCCTCCGGTAATATGGGAGGATCTGCCAGGATCACTATCCGCGGTATCAATTCAATCTTCGGAAACAATAACCCGCTGTTCGTAGTAGATGGTGTTCCGATGGATAACAGTTTCTTTACCGGCAACAACCCAACCAGCGCCATTGACCAGGAACGCGGCCGTGGCGGATACGACTATGGCAATGCCATACAGGATATCAATCCCAATGATATCGAATCGTTGTCTGTACTCAAAGGTGCGGCAGCATCTGCATTGTACGGTACCCGTGGTTCCAACGGTGTGATTGCCATCACCACCAAAAAGTCCAAATCAGGTATTGCCAGCGGTATTGGCGTCACCTACAACTTTGGTGCACAGATGGAAAAAGTATACATCATGCCCAAATACCAGAATGAATACGGTGGTGGTTATAATTTCACCAAACTATATGTAAATGAACATCCGGAAGGATTCAAAGATGGTAAAGCCACTTATAATGATAATGATGGCAAAGGCCCGTATGATCTCGTTCCCGATTATGAACCCGATGTTTCATGGGGTCCCAAAATGGATGGCAGACTGGTTCGTCACTGGTGGTCATGGGATAAAGACAAACAAAACCCTGATTTCGGTGTAGCAGCGCCCTGGGAACCACATCCCAACAACAACCGCAGTTTCTTCGAAACCGGCCTGACACTCACCAACAGTGTAGCCGTTTCCGGTAGTAATGAAAAAGGTGCTTTCAGACTGGCCTATACCAACCTGGATCAGAAATTTGTCTTGCCCAACTCCCGGCTTAAACGCAATTCCCTCAGCTTCAACGGTAACTATGCCATATCCAGCCGGCTGGAAGCCTTTATAGGCGTTAACTACGCAGGCACCAACGCACTTGGCAGACCCGGCACCGGCTATCACGGAAGGAATGTAATGCAGGGATTCACCGAATTCGGGCACCGCGACTGGGACATGGAGAAGATGAAAGATTATGCCTATGCATATGATGGTTCCCAACGTTCATGGAACCGGGGTGCATGGGACGATCAGCCTCCCAGGTATACCGACAACCCCTACTGGACCAGGTATAAGAACTATGAGACAGACCGGCGCGACCGCGTATTCGGGAATGCAGGTATCAACTTCAAAATCACAGACTATCTTTCCGTCACCGGTAAATTTATGACTGACTTCTATACAGACAGCCGGCAGGAAAGAGTAGCGATCGGTACACAGGGAATCCCCTCCTATATCGAAGCAACGCGATTTGTAAAAGAGAACAACTACGAAGGTCGTATCAATTTCAATAAGCCAATCGGTACCCACTTCTCCCTGTCTGCCTTTGCTGGTCTCAACAGAAGGGAGAACTATCTGAAATTCACAGGCGGAGAGAGTAAAGACGGATTAAATATTGATGGCTGGTATAACCTCGCCAACTCCCGGCAGCCCGCCCGGGCATATGACCATGTGGAAAAACTGCGTGAAAATGCCGTTTTTGGCAGTGCTTCGCTGGGGTACCAGGGTATGCTATACCTCGATGTCACCGGCAGGAATGAGTGGTCCAGTACATTGCCTGCTGCCCACAATTCCTACTTCTTCCCATCAGTATCCGGGTCATTTGTATTCTCTGAAATAAAAAACCTGAAAAACGCCCCCTGGTTGTCTTTTGGTAAACTCAGGCTGGGATGGGCACAGGTAGGTAAAGGTACTATTCCGTATAGTACAGCGCTGGCCTATCTGGCAGAAGAGAACTTCGGTTCCACCGCCAATATTACCGTACCAGACCAGCTGAATAATGCGAATATCAGACCCGAGATCACCACAGAAGTAGAAGCAGGTCTTGAATTACGTTTCCTGCATAACAGGCTGGGTGTAGATCTCAGCGTATACGACAAAAAGTCAAAAGACCAGATCATACCACTGACCATATCTGCCTCTTCCGGATATACCACCGCGATCATCAATGCAGGGCTGATCAGGAATAAGGGTTTTGAACTGGCGCTAACCGGAACGCCCCTACGTACCAAAAGCGGGTTCACCTGGGACCTTGGTTTTAACATAGCCCGTAACAGGAATAAAATCGAAAAGCTGTACGACGATCCCGCCAAAGGTATCCGGGTCACCAACCTGCTGCTTGCCAATGCGCCCTTTGCCGTAACCGTGAATGCCCGCGAAGGGGAAGCATATGGCTCTATCGTTGGTTATGCGGTTAAACGGGACGCCAACGGCAACAAGCTTGTAGGTGCCGACGGTTTCTATATCAGGGCCGACAAACAGTCTGTACTCGGCAATGCACTACCTGACTATACCGGCGGATTCTCCTCTATATTCAGTTATAAAGGTATCTCGCTGGGTGTCAACTTTGATTTCCAGATAGGTGGAAAATATTTCTCCACTACAACCATGTTCGGCCGTCAGTCCGGTCTGCTGGCTGAAACAGCCGAAAACGGTATCAGGGAAAAAGGTACTGTAGCAGAAGGATACACAGAAGACGGCAAGGTAAATACCAAAGTAATATCTGCTTATGATCATTTTAATAACAACAACGGATATGTGGTGCAGGAACTCGATATGTGGGACGCAGGTTATCTCTACCTGAAAGAGATCAACCTCGGGTACACTTTTGAAAAATCATTTGTATCCGCATTAAGGATGCAGCACCTGCGCCTTTCATTCTCCGCCAGGAATGTATGGCTGATCAGTAGCTCCAATCCGCATCTCGATCCTACCAACCTGGCCATATCCGCCGGTAACGTACAGGGAATTGAAGCCGCTGCCCTCCCCTCTGTGCGTTCTTTCGGTGTTAACTTATCCGTTTCCTTCTAA
- a CDS encoding SusD/RagB family nutrient-binding outer membrane lipoprotein encodes MKKTVFKELCFASVLILLLAGCTKKFDEINQDPNNPKTTDPGYLLVSAEKKAIDNIWNEWNNGRTGMHYAQYWSATTYSNESRYQIRENRNNEFWNIMYAGSIKDLNEIIKINKEKPFDYSPNQIAIAEIMKAWTYHMLVDVYEDIPYKLSQGGLDQPNSPYDKAITIYTDLLKILGDQVAKLDPSKGSFPAKTDIIYNGDVNKWKRFANSLRLRIAMRVSDVPAMQTLVNQAINDAVTSGVFTSNADNALFRYVEAPPNNNTLNESYKSRVDFCMCKTMVDYMLDINDPRLPIYAAPAKDNGRYIGKPYGLNQQNGETIPNSAISLPGSAVLDAKAPGVYMDYAEVEFILAEAIERNIISGSAEDHYKKGIRASLEDRGVPPSGIDPYIAGVPYNGGQWKNVIGTQKWIAMYMQGLEGWFERLRLDIKKPNGQDLFVAPVDGSLDRDVTVVPTRMTYPVDEQQLNKSNYDKAVQAIGGKDSKAAKHFWDLY; translated from the coding sequence ATGAAAAAAACAGTATTTAAAGAACTGTGTTTCGCGTCGGTACTGATACTCCTGCTAGCAGGCTGTACTAAAAAATTTGATGAGATCAACCAGGACCCGAATAATCCTAAAACTACAGATCCGGGCTACCTGCTGGTCTCTGCCGAGAAAAAAGCCATAGATAACATCTGGAACGAATGGAACAACGGACGTACCGGTATGCATTACGCCCAATACTGGTCTGCCACCACCTACTCCAATGAAAGCCGCTACCAGATCCGTGAAAACCGGAATAATGAATTCTGGAACATTATGTATGCCGGCTCCATAAAAGATCTTAACGAAATCATTAAAATCAATAAGGAAAAACCTTTCGATTATTCTCCCAACCAGATAGCCATCGCTGAAATCATGAAAGCATGGACCTATCATATGCTGGTGGACGTATATGAAGATATTCCCTACAAATTATCACAGGGCGGCCTTGACCAGCCCAACAGCCCATACGACAAGGCTATTACCATCTACACCGATCTCCTGAAAATACTGGGAGACCAGGTGGCCAAACTGGACCCTTCCAAAGGATCATTCCCTGCCAAAACAGATATCATCTATAACGGGGATGTCAATAAGTGGAAACGTTTTGCCAACTCGCTCCGGCTTCGTATAGCTATGCGGGTTAGTGATGTTCCCGCTATGCAAACGCTCGTCAACCAGGCCATCAACGATGCCGTAACCTCCGGGGTGTTCACTTCCAATGCAGACAATGCCCTATTCAGGTATGTGGAAGCTCCCCCGAACAATAATACACTGAATGAATCCTATAAATCACGTGTCGATTTCTGCATGTGCAAAACAATGGTAGACTACATGCTCGACATCAATGATCCCCGACTGCCCATTTATGCAGCACCTGCAAAAGACAATGGCAGGTATATTGGCAAACCATACGGATTAAACCAGCAGAATGGGGAAACGATCCCCAACAGCGCCATCTCATTGCCCGGCAGCGCTGTGCTGGACGCTAAAGCCCCCGGCGTTTATATGGACTACGCCGAGGTGGAATTTATACTTGCTGAAGCTATAGAGAGAAACATCATTAGCGGCTCTGCCGAAGATCATTACAAAAAAGGGATCAGGGCTTCCCTGGAAGACCGCGGCGTTCCGCCCTCCGGCATTGATCCTTACATCGCCGGTGTACCCTACAATGGCGGCCAATGGAAGAATGTAATCGGTACACAAAAATGGATTGCCATGTACATGCAGGGACTGGAAGGATGGTTTGAAAGACTGAGGCTCGACATCAAAAAACCTAATGGACAGGATCTGTTCGTGGCCCCCGTTGACGGCTCACTCGACCGTGATGTAACCGTAGTACCCACCCGCATGACATATCCCGTAGATGAACAACAGCTGAATAAAAGCAACTACGACAAAGCTGTTCAGGCTATCGGCGGAAAAGACAGCAAAGCTGCCAAACATTTCTGGGATCTTTATTAA
- a CDS encoding bifunctional 2-polyprenyl-6-hydroxyphenol methylase/3-demethylubiquinol 3-O-methyltransferase UbiG: MKSAFYNLDKFKAGSTSLNPIEIHELGDVSGKKLLHLQCHFGMDTISWSRLGAITTGLDFSDKAITAAKNLASELGANSQFVCSNVYDAGLHITDKFDIVFTSYGTIGWLPDLDRWAAVIVERLKPGGIFYMVDFHPIVWMFDEEFSYFKYPYFNTGEPIEEENSGTYADREADLKDKEYGWNHSLSDILNALIKAGLTISFFNEHATSPYECFSNMVKTGPDSYQIASMKNKIPLLYSIKAVYNQ, from the coding sequence ATGAAATCAGCATTTTATAATCTGGACAAATTTAAAGCCGGGAGCACATCCTTAAACCCAATAGAAATCCATGAATTAGGAGATGTATCTGGCAAAAAGCTCCTTCACCTGCAATGCCATTTTGGAATGGATACGATCTCATGGTCCAGACTGGGAGCGATTACTACCGGCCTTGATTTCTCTGACAAGGCGATAACTGCCGCAAAAAACCTCGCATCGGAACTTGGGGCAAACAGCCAGTTTGTTTGTAGTAATGTCTATGATGCCGGTCTGCATATTACAGACAAATTTGATATTGTATTTACCTCCTATGGAACGATCGGCTGGCTGCCTGACCTGGACAGATGGGCTGCAGTAATAGTGGAACGACTTAAGCCCGGAGGAATTTTTTATATGGTCGATTTTCATCCCATAGTATGGATGTTTGATGAAGAATTTTCTTATTTCAAATATCCATATTTTAATACCGGCGAGCCCATAGAAGAAGAAAATTCAGGTACATATGCCGACAGGGAAGCAGATCTTAAGGATAAGGAATATGGATGGAATCATAGTCTCAGTGACATCCTGAATGCATTAATCAAAGCGGGTCTGACCATCAGCTTTTTTAATGAACATGCAACATCACCCTATGAATGTTTCAGTAACATGGTGAAAACAGGACCGGATTCCTATCAGATTGCATCCATGAAAAATAAAATACCACTGCTGTATTCCATCAAAGCCGTGTACAATCAGTAA
- a CDS encoding cyclic peptide export ABC transporter: MALYHLFFKVHFRKFLHFAIAGCISGIANSCLLIIINNQVGKSADGGSMKDALYFFSLLLIFVVSTRLLSGAIIRFTQRQLGQVRLEMTDMIIKSDYADINEKQSRIYACLTRDVVVLSESCLGIVELISAIIVFACCIIYLGILSLKVLIVTALLVTIGLLLYLFNRKFFVAHLSRARDTEEQFVRHLEYILGGFKEIKINPAKGTEIYDSEIRKDIKESIFFHSKGIIGMINNNFFVQLSYYSFIGFFLFGFSDYLLQGSHVSVTRLIFLLLFILKPLETILMQIPGIALANVAAARIMQMKEELRPDTKPYTAAPVISKYQEFQSLSYRNIEFSYDSKGEDPSFGLGPINMEIEKGSITFIQGGNGSGKTTFLKVLLHMFPADHGQILLNGHEVTDDRKNEYTSCFSVVFSDYYLFDKLYGVSDPVLSQFREYLSLFEITHKVEMTDRIFSTIDLSAGQRKRLALIAALMENRPVLVLDEWAADQDPLFRRKFYEIILPALISEGRTIIAITHDDSYFHVAHRLYRMDTGVLSEVSSGSFV; the protein is encoded by the coding sequence ATGGCGCTGTATCATCTGTTCTTTAAAGTTCATTTCAGAAAATTTCTGCATTTCGCGATTGCAGGATGTATATCCGGAATTGCAAATAGTTGCCTGCTAATAATAATCAATAACCAGGTAGGGAAAAGCGCAGATGGTGGTAGTATGAAAGACGCCCTGTACTTTTTTTCGTTACTGCTCATATTTGTAGTCTCAACCAGGTTGTTATCCGGGGCTATCATTCGTTTTACGCAGCGGCAATTAGGTCAGGTCCGCCTTGAAATGACTGATATGATTATCAAATCCGATTATGCTGATATAAATGAAAAACAAAGCAGGATTTATGCATGTCTTACGAGAGATGTGGTGGTGTTATCCGAATCCTGCCTTGGGATTGTGGAACTGATCAGTGCTATTATTGTATTCGCCTGCTGTATTATTTATCTCGGTATATTATCGCTGAAAGTGCTGATTGTTACTGCGTTGCTGGTAACCATAGGCTTGCTGTTATACCTGTTTAACCGAAAGTTTTTCGTTGCTCATCTATCCAGGGCACGGGATACGGAAGAACAGTTTGTGCGGCATCTGGAATATATTCTGGGCGGATTTAAGGAGATAAAGATCAATCCTGCAAAAGGAACGGAAATATACGATTCAGAAATCAGGAAAGACATTAAAGAAAGTATATTCTTCCATAGTAAAGGAATTATCGGCATGATCAATAATAACTTTTTTGTTCAGTTGAGCTACTATTCCTTTATTGGTTTTTTCCTGTTTGGTTTTTCAGATTATCTGTTGCAAGGCAGCCACGTAAGTGTAACCCGTCTTATATTTCTGCTGCTCTTTATTCTGAAGCCTCTGGAGACTATTCTCATGCAAATCCCTGGTATTGCGCTGGCAAATGTAGCCGCAGCAAGGATCATGCAAATGAAAGAAGAACTGAGACCAGATACGAAACCCTACACTGCAGCACCTGTAATATCAAAATACCAGGAATTTCAGTCTCTTAGCTATCGTAATATTGAATTTTCCTATGATAGTAAGGGGGAAGATCCTTCATTCGGGTTGGGGCCAATTAATATGGAAATCGAAAAAGGGTCCATAACGTTCATTCAAGGGGGAAATGGTAGTGGAAAGACTACCTTTCTCAAGGTGCTGCTGCATATGTTTCCTGCGGACCACGGACAGATTCTGCTTAATGGTCATGAAGTTACGGATGACAGAAAAAACGAGTATACTTCCTGTTTTTCGGTTGTTTTTAGTGATTATTATCTCTTTGATAAGCTGTACGGGGTATCGGATCCCGTTCTGTCACAATTCCGGGAGTATCTGTCGCTTTTTGAAATTACACATAAGGTAGAAATGACGGACCGGATTTTTTCAACCATCGATCTGTCGGCAGGTCAGCGCAAAAGGCTGGCATTGATAGCGGCACTGATGGAAAACAGGCCGGTATTGGTACTGGATGAATGGGCTGCAGATCAGGATCCCCTTTTTCGCAGGAAGTTTTATGAAATAATACTACCAGCCCTTATCAGCGAGGGGCGCACTATTATCGCCATAACCCACGATGATAGCTATTTTCATGTCGCACACCGATTGTATCGAATGGATACAGGTGTATTGAGTGAAGTTTCGAGTGGAAGTTTCGTGTAG
- a CDS encoding 2,3-diaminopropionate biosynthesis protein SbnB codes for MKYLSEQHIMEIGMDWNGLADVIQTASELLRNGDTSQPVKPYLRYRDPKNRIIAMPAFVGGSINTAGIKWIASFPGNIQHQIPRAHATIILNEADTGIPFAILNTATVSAIRTAAVTAAVIRKYITLNACENINFGIIGFGPIGRMHLSMVDALWGNKLDKIYIYDLRKPDEINIPAHLQSKVVICNDWQTVFDNSRILITCTVSSGRYINSIPAKGTLHLNVSLRDYDPSFLLSVDRMVVDDWEEICRENTDVEQMHLQYGLSEDQTFNISQVLLDDAVLEDAGNSVVMFNPMGMAIFDIAIARYYFDMSEHMKTGQSLV; via the coding sequence ATGAAATATCTTAGTGAACAGCATATAATGGAGATAGGAATGGATTGGAACGGTCTGGCGGATGTAATACAGACCGCGTCGGAACTGTTGCGAAATGGTGATACCAGCCAGCCGGTAAAGCCATATCTAAGGTACCGTGACCCTAAGAACAGGATTATTGCCATGCCGGCATTCGTTGGCGGAAGTATCAATACAGCAGGTATAAAGTGGATTGCCAGCTTTCCGGGAAACATTCAGCATCAGATTCCCCGTGCACATGCTACTATCATACTTAACGAGGCTGATACCGGGATTCCCTTTGCCATTCTGAACACTGCAACTGTAAGCGCAATCCGGACAGCTGCAGTGACAGCCGCAGTCATCAGAAAGTATATTACGCTCAATGCCTGTGAAAATATCAATTTTGGAATCATCGGTTTTGGACCTATTGGCAGAATGCATCTATCCATGGTTGATGCACTCTGGGGAAATAAACTGGATAAGATCTATATCTATGATCTGCGAAAACCAGATGAGATAAACATCCCGGCACACCTGCAATCAAAGGTGGTTATCTGCAACGACTGGCAAACCGTGTTCGACAATAGCAGAATATTGATTACCTGTACCGTCTCTTCCGGTAGATATATTAATAGCATACCCGCTAAAGGTACCCTGCATCTGAATGTCTCGCTGAGGGATTATGACCCGTCATTTCTCCTGAGTGTTGACAGAATGGTGGTGGACGACTGGGAGGAGATCTGTCGTGAAAATACGGATGTAGAACAGATGCACCTGCAATATGGACTTTCGGAGGACCAGACTTTTAACATCAGTCAGGTTTTACTGGACGATGCTGTTCTGGAAGATGCGGGAAATAGTGTAGTCATGTTTAATCCTATGGGGATGGCCATCTTCGACATCGCCATCGCCAGGTATTATTTCGATATGTCCGAGCATATGAAAACAGGACAATCACTCGTTTAA
- the sbnA gene encoding 2,3-diaminopropionate biosynthesis protein SbnA produces MSLLSAIEKIEQRIGNTPCIQLENSGCNLFAKLEFENFMGSVKDRSACYILKSAIKKNLIHPESVVIESSSGNFGIALAGICRRLNLKFIPVIDPNTADEKEKLLRLLSFNVVKVTERDSSGGFLLNRLATLKELLAIYPGSYHPNQYENEDNFLSYYHSLGKEVCDSFTNLDYAFISVSTGGTITGVSRRLKEKFPNVRIIGVDVEGSMVFQSKPGVRHLSGIGSSQHSTMIRSAEIDDYMILSEEEIIAGCRQLLRDEMLFGGASTGAVYAAARKYLIGNGLQQKSALIICPDKGNAYLDTVYSSDWVEKTINSSNKMMYEIS; encoded by the coding sequence ATGTCTCTATTATCCGCAATTGAAAAAATCGAACAACGAATTGGTAATACACCCTGTATTCAACTGGAAAATAGTGGCTGTAATCTTTTTGCGAAACTGGAATTTGAGAACTTTATGGGTAGTGTCAAGGACCGTTCAGCCTGTTATATACTCAAAAGTGCCATAAAGAAAAACCTGATTCATCCTGAATCTGTGGTGATTGAATCTAGTTCAGGGAATTTTGGAATCGCACTGGCTGGGATTTGCAGAAGACTCAACCTGAAATTCATCCCGGTAATTGATCCCAATACTGCTGATGAAAAGGAAAAATTATTGCGTTTGTTGTCCTTTAATGTAGTTAAGGTAACAGAGCGTGATTCTTCAGGTGGTTTCCTTCTCAACAGGCTTGCTACACTGAAAGAACTACTGGCCATATATCCTGGCTCTTATCATCCTAACCAGTATGAGAACGAAGATAATTTTCTCAGCTACTATCATTCATTGGGCAAGGAGGTTTGTGACAGCTTTACGAATCTTGATTATGCCTTCATCAGTGTTAGCACCGGAGGAACTATTACCGGTGTGTCGCGAAGACTGAAGGAGAAATTTCCGAATGTTCGCATTATTGGAGTAGATGTGGAAGGCTCCATGGTATTCCAGAGTAAGCCAGGGGTCAGACATCTGTCAGGGATTGGATCAAGTCAGCATTCTACTATGATCAGATCGGCAGAAATCGATGATTATATGATCCTGTCTGAAGAAGAGATCATAGCAGGATGCAGGCAGTTGCTCCGGGATGAAATGCTCTTTGGAGGGGCGTCAACCGGAGCGGTATATGCTGCTGCAAGGAAATATCTGATTGGAAATGGACTCCAACAGAAGTCCGCGCTCATTATCTGTCCTGATAAGGGAAATGCTTACCTGGATACGGTGTATAGTAGCGATTGGGTGGAAAAAACGATTAACTCAAGCAATAAAATGATGTATGAAATATCTTAG
- a CDS encoding aminotransferase class I/II-fold pyridoxal phosphate-dependent enzyme, with protein sequence MQYLSNDMYTRLIDAFTIAAYQQCDYLDLVNFNREIYGEVINSGIVEDIFKPSYGYGAPDGSFELGKLVKALETARIQQYNNWLKKNYPAIASTVLGKGVDMESLAVGSGMGTTGVMGSLLKSIFDMERPRFAGKPDVVLCVPNYSVYDGIVNAHGGKSKYLLTKAENSFLPTVEEVSEAIDENTVALVLTYPNNPAQSTYEPENLQTLVDIVKTCQDKKVYLIVDNIYQETIWDENMLNPEIFSLTEKPDYLFKVFGASKDRPFFSGLRMGYMIGDPRIKQAYQYYASLFNNTHNNHTSLVFAIDLLFRKKMLDRTPLVAEDVALMDTFLAGWNVKMDVQKVLDGILDNGLFEHYKKMVHHSNTVQAESMSKIITALHQLPLISAVVNGNIGNVIFAKANPALFGGNCDVLFRETLNGARLGILPGNVFGMPQENGHAWFRITTIHEPAEVIINRLELMNDHFLRYAEMNAAVMETNLQ encoded by the coding sequence ATGCAATATCTTAGTAATGACATGTACACAAGACTGATTGATGCTTTTACAATTGCAGCCTATCAGCAGTGTGACTATCTGGACCTGGTTAACTTCAATCGTGAAATCTACGGCGAGGTAATAAATTCCGGTATCGTAGAGGATATTTTCAAACCATCATATGGATATGGTGCGCCGGATGGTTCTTTCGAACTCGGAAAACTTGTAAAGGCACTTGAAACGGCCAGGATTCAACAGTACAATAACTGGCTGAAAAAAAATTATCCGGCTATTGCATCCACCGTTCTTGGGAAAGGGGTGGATATGGAATCTCTCGCTGTTGGATCCGGAATGGGGACTACCGGGGTGATGGGTAGTTTGCTTAAATCCATATTTGATATGGAGCGCCCGCGGTTCGCCGGAAAGCCGGATGTTGTATTATGTGTCCCGAACTATAGTGTTTATGATGGAATCGTAAATGCGCATGGTGGTAAAAGCAAATATCTGCTTACAAAAGCAGAGAACAGTTTCCTCCCAACAGTGGAAGAGGTATCGGAAGCTATTGATGAAAACACTGTGGCACTTGTGCTGACATACCCGAACAATCCTGCTCAGAGCACCTATGAGCCTGAAAACCTCCAGACGCTGGTGGATATTGTTAAAACCTGCCAGGATAAAAAAGTTTATCTTATTGTTGATAATATTTACCAGGAAACAATCTGGGATGAAAACATGCTGAACCCGGAGATCTTCAGCCTGACAGAAAAGCCGGATTATCTTTTTAAAGTATTCGGAGCAAGCAAAGACAGACCATTTTTCTCAGGTCTTCGCATGGGATATATGATTGGCGATCCGCGTATCAAACAAGCCTATCAATATTATGCTTCTCTCTTTAACAATACACATAATAATCACACCAGTCTGGTATTCGCCATCGATCTGTTATTCCGTAAAAAAATGCTGGACAGGACTCCGCTGGTCGCTGAAGATGTAGCGCTGATGGATACTTTCCTCGCCGGCTGGAATGTGAAAATGGATGTGCAGAAAGTACTCGACGGGATTCTGGATAATGGGCTATTTGAACATTATAAGAAGATGGTTCATCATAGTAATACGGTACAGGCGGAAAGCATGTCAAAAATTATTACTGCCCTGCACCAGCTACCACTTATCAGTGCAGTTGTTAATGGCAATATTGGCAATGTGATCTTTGCAAAGGCTAACCCTGCACTCTTTGGTGGCAACTGTGATGTGCTGTTCCGGGAAACATTAAATGGTGCAAGACTTGGAATATTACCCGGCAACGTATTCGGAATGCCGCAGGAAAATGGACATGCATGGTTCCGTATTACTACTATCCACGAACCCGCTGAAGTTATTATTAACCGCCTTGAATTGATGAATGATCATTTTTTGCGTTATGCTGAAATGAATGCAGCTGTGATGGAAACAAATTTGCAATAG